In Hamadaea flava, a genomic segment contains:
- a CDS encoding BTAD domain-containing putative transcriptional regulator translates to MEARAQLLGALLREHRRRANLTQQQLAERAGLSVRAVRDLENGRVATPRPESMSRLAACLGLSTLEVTELLRRGRSGVHLGVLGPLIIRIGGSPVPPGPPFQQTLLGLLAVQAGEVVGRDEIVDVLWGANPPRSAVGQVQSAVSRLRRILDAPEKPRLYKARHGYQLRLEAGEVDAGEFAALLEAGRLEEALKCWRGPVLADAPDRLRTHPAALALGRRRLQAAIAYADRGDAAVDLLRTLSASEPLHEPLHARLVTLLARSGDRAAALKAHADISERLADELGVTPGDELTVAYRQVAGTEHEAWVRPAQLPAPAPGFVGRSDALRQLDHSGAAVCVITGTAGVGKTMLALRWAHGVRDRFPDGQLFADLHGFGPAGAVAHPGTVLRAFLDALGVPAARVPVAFEAQVGLYRSLLAGQRVLIVLDNARDAEQVRPMLPGTPGCRVVITSRDQLRGLVAAEGAEPVMLDLLPADDAVRLLAGRIGRHRAYAVPGVAERIATQCARLPLALAVVAARAALYPAFPLDQIAADLRPDGGGLGDLGDVRSVFSWSLRALGSDAATLFTLCDALPGADFATPAAASLAAWPAARARAALGELVRAHLVVEHLPGRFTMHDLLRAYASELLAEDEKQIASVRVLDHYRATAMRAAMLVDPHREPIVPVPVVAGVPVLTFSDAEQAMAWFAAEHAVLVAAVERAWAAGEDARAWQLAWTLLDYLDNQGHWRDWIAVELIALAAAKRGGDPVGEAYAHRLLGRGYTQMGQYADAGGHYEAALVMYGRQGDLLGGAHTSMGRSWMLHLQGRHRAAQRDRFTALERYRRAGHRVGEARILNAIGWGYAQLGDYRRALDHCGQALELTQALDDTAGSAAIWDSLGYAHLHLGEHTEAIECLTTAVNLFRRSHDLFNEADSLTHLGDAYAAAGQSGESRAAWEAAVAILDQLGHADADAVRGRLKD, encoded by the coding sequence GTGGAGGCACGGGCGCAGCTGCTGGGTGCGCTCTTGCGCGAGCACCGCCGGCGGGCGAACCTGACGCAGCAGCAGCTCGCCGAGCGAGCCGGCTTGAGCGTGCGGGCGGTCCGCGATCTGGAGAACGGCCGGGTCGCGACCCCGCGTCCGGAGTCGATGTCGCGGCTGGCGGCCTGCCTCGGGCTGTCGACGCTGGAAGTGACGGAGCTGTTGCGCCGGGGCCGGTCGGGGGTGCACCTCGGCGTTCTGGGACCGCTGATCATCCGGATCGGTGGATCGCCCGTCCCACCCGGCCCGCCCTTTCAGCAGACACTCCTGGGCTTGCTCGCGGTGCAAGCCGGCGAGGTGGTCGGCCGCGACGAAATCGTGGACGTGCTGTGGGGCGCGAATCCACCGCGGAGCGCAGTCGGACAGGTGCAAAGCGCTGTCAGCCGATTGCGGCGAATACTCGACGCCCCGGAGAAGCCACGGCTGTACAAGGCACGGCACGGGTACCAGCTGCGATTGGAGGCCGGTGAAGTGGACGCCGGCGAATTCGCGGCGCTCCTGGAAGCGGGACGGCTGGAAGAGGCGCTGAAATGCTGGCGCGGTCCGGTGCTCGCCGACGCACCCGACCGGTTGCGGACGCACCCCGCGGCCCTGGCGCTGGGCCGACGCCGGCTGCAGGCGGCGATCGCGTACGCCGATCGCGGCGACGCGGCCGTCGACCTGCTGCGGACGCTGTCCGCGTCGGAGCCGCTGCACGAGCCGCTGCACGCCCGGCTGGTGACGCTGCTGGCGCGCAGCGGTGACCGTGCCGCCGCCCTCAAAGCACACGCCGACATCAGCGAGCGGCTGGCCGACGAACTGGGTGTCACACCCGGTGACGAGCTCACGGTGGCGTACCGGCAGGTGGCCGGAACGGAGCACGAAGCGTGGGTACGCCCGGCGCAACTGCCCGCGCCGGCCCCGGGTTTCGTCGGCCGGTCCGACGCCCTGCGGCAGCTGGATCATTCCGGTGCGGCCGTCTGCGTCATCACCGGCACCGCCGGAGTCGGCAAGACGATGCTGGCCCTCCGGTGGGCGCACGGCGTACGAGATCGCTTCCCGGACGGTCAGCTGTTCGCCGACTTGCACGGTTTCGGCCCCGCCGGAGCGGTAGCCCATCCCGGCACGGTGCTAAGGGCCTTCCTCGATGCGCTGGGAGTGCCGGCCGCACGCGTTCCCGTCGCCTTCGAGGCGCAGGTCGGGCTCTACCGCAGTCTGCTCGCCGGCCAACGAGTCCTGATCGTGCTCGACAACGCGCGGGACGCCGAACAGGTGCGGCCGATGCTTCCCGGGACACCTGGCTGCCGCGTTGTGATCACCAGCCGCGACCAGCTTCGTGGCCTGGTCGCTGCGGAAGGAGCCGAGCCGGTCATGCTCGACCTGCTCCCCGCCGACGACGCCGTCCGGCTCCTTGCCGGCCGGATCGGTCGGCACCGGGCCTATGCCGTGCCAGGTGTGGCCGAACGCATCGCCACGCAGTGTGCCCGGCTGCCGCTCGCGCTGGCCGTGGTCGCCGCCCGGGCCGCACTGTACCCGGCGTTTCCCCTCGACCAGATCGCGGCCGATCTTCGGCCGGACGGCGGCGGCTTAGGCGACCTGGGTGACGTCCGATCGGTGTTCTCCTGGTCCTTACGGGCCCTCGGAAGTGACGCGGCCACCCTGTTCACGCTGTGCGACGCCCTGCCCGGCGCTGACTTCGCAACTCCGGCGGCGGCCAGCCTCGCGGCCTGGCCAGCCGCCCGCGCCCGCGCCGCGCTCGGTGAACTCGTCCGGGCCCATCTGGTCGTCGAGCACCTGCCCGGCCGGTTCACCATGCACGATCTGCTGCGCGCGTACGCGTCGGAGTTGCTGGCCGAAGACGAGAAGCAGATCGCCTCGGTGCGCGTACTCGATCATTATCGGGCCACGGCGATGCGCGCGGCCATGCTCGTGGATCCGCACCGCGAGCCCATCGTGCCGGTGCCCGTGGTGGCAGGTGTGCCGGTGCTCACTTTCAGCGACGCGGAGCAGGCGATGGCGTGGTTCGCCGCGGAGCACGCGGTCCTGGTGGCGGCGGTCGAGCGGGCGTGGGCCGCGGGTGAAGACGCGCGAGCCTGGCAGCTGGCGTGGACGCTGCTGGACTATCTCGACAATCAAGGGCATTGGCGCGACTGGATCGCGGTGGAGCTGATCGCACTGGCCGCGGCGAAGCGCGGAGGCGATCCGGTCGGCGAGGCATACGCGCACCGGCTGCTGGGCCGCGGTTACACCCAAATGGGCCAGTATGCGGACGCGGGCGGTCATTACGAAGCTGCGCTAGTGATGTACGGTCGGCAGGGCGACCTGCTCGGCGGCGCCCACACATCGATGGGCCGCTCGTGGATGCTGCATCTGCAAGGCCGGCATCGCGCTGCGCAACGAGACCGGTTCACGGCGCTGGAGCGGTATCGCCGCGCAGGGCACCGCGTGGGCGAGGCGCGAATCCTCAACGCCATCGGCTGGGGGTACGCGCAGCTCGGCGACTACCGGCGCGCCTTGGACCACTGTGGACAGGCGTTGGAGCTGACGCAGGCGCTCGACGACACCGCCGGATCGGCCGCCATCTGGGACAGCTTGGGCTACGCCCATCTGCACCTGGGCGAGCACACCGAAGCCATCGAGTGCCTCACCACGGCGGTGAACCTGTTCCGGCGGTCGCACGACTTGTTCAACGAGGCTGATTCGCTGACCCACCTCGGTGATGCGTACGCTGCCGCCGGTCAGTCAGGCGAGTCCCGGGCGGCATGGGAAGCCGCGGTGGCGATCCTTGATCAGTTGGGGCATGCCGATGCCGACGCGGTCCGCGGCCGCCTCAAGGACTGA
- a CDS encoding S26 family signal peptidase — translation MTTPAIVVLLLAVASLGGLALGARLLLILATVDGASMEPTLRPGERVLIRRTRRPRRGDVVLMRLPADPALLLKRVVAVAGQHLPADWARPDVHGLGDRRVPAGCYVVLGDNRPVSTDSRYFGLVRRDRVLGVMIRRLPSGG, via the coding sequence GTGACGACGCCCGCGATCGTGGTCCTGCTGCTCGCCGTGGCGTCGCTGGGCGGCCTCGCCCTCGGGGCCCGGCTGCTGCTCATCCTGGCCACTGTGGATGGTGCGAGCATGGAGCCGACCCTCCGCCCGGGCGAGCGGGTCCTCATCCGGCGTACGCGCCGGCCCCGCCGCGGCGACGTCGTCCTCATGCGGCTGCCCGCCGACCCCGCCCTGCTCCTCAAACGCGTGGTGGCCGTCGCGGGGCAGCACCTTCCCGCCGACTGGGCCCGGCCCGACGTGCACGGGCTCGGCGACCGCCGCGTACCGGCCGGCTGCTACGTGGTCCTCGGCGACAACCGGCCGGTCAGCACGGACTCCCGCTACTTCGGACTCGTCCGCCGCGACCGCGTCCTCGGCGTGATGATCCGGCGGCTACCCTCGGGGGGATGA